A window from Vulpes vulpes isolate BD-2025 chromosome 9, VulVul3, whole genome shotgun sequence encodes these proteins:
- the R3HDM4 gene encoding R3H domain-containing protein 4, whose translation MVALENPEGGSEEAAAAVGSPPGGRRTLPLPGCLPALAGSQVKRLSASKRKQHFINQAVRNSDLVPKAKGRKSLQRLENTQYLLTLLETDGGTAGLDDGDLAPPAAPGIFAEACSNETYVEVWNDFMNRSGEEQERVLRYLEDEGKSKARRRGPGRGEDRRREDPAYTPRDCFQRISRRLRAVLKRSRIPMATLETWEERLLRFFSVSPQAVYTAMLDNSFERLLLHAVCQYMDLISASADLEGKRQMRVSNRHLDFLPPGLLLSAYLEQRS comes from the exons GCCCCTTCCGGGCTGCCTGCCCGCTCTAGCTGGCTCCCAGGTGAAGAGGCTGTCAGCCTCCAAGCGGAAGCAGCACTTCATCAACCAGGCTGTGCGGAACTCAGACCTCGTGCCCAAGGCCAAGGGGCGGAAGAGCCTCCAGCGCCTAGAGAACA CCCAGTACCTCCTAACCCTGCTGGAGACAGACGGGGGCACAGCTGGCCTGGACGATGGGGACCTGGCCCCCCCGGCAGCACCCGGCATCTTCGCAGAGGCCTGCAGCAATGAGACCTACGTGGAG GTCTGGAATGACTTCATGAACCGCTCCGGGGAGGAGCAGGAAAGGGTTCTCCGCTACCTGGAGGATGAGGGCAAGAGCAAGGCGCGGAGGAGGGGGCCTGGCCGCGGGGAGGACCGCAGGAGAG AGGACCCGGCCTACACGCCCCGCGACTGCTTCCAGCGCATCAGCCGGCGTCTGAGAGCCGTCCTCAAGCGGAGCCGCATCCCCATG GCAACGCTGGAGACCTGGGAGGAGCGGTTGCTGAGGTTCTTTTCTGTGTCCCCCCAGGCCGTGTACACGGCCATGCTGGACAACAG CTTCGAGCGGCTCCTGCTTCACGCCGTCTGCCAGTACATGGACCTCATCTCGGCCA GCGCGGACCTGGAAGGCAAGAGGCAGATGAGGGTCAGCAACCGGCACCTGGACTTCCTGCCGCCCGGGCTGCTCCTGTCCGCGTACCTGGAGCAGCGGAGCTGA